The genome window TTCGGGCGAGGCGGAGGTGCGGCGCGTGCGGGTGCTCGGTGTCGACCCCGGGCTGACACGGCTCGGCCTCGGCGTGGTCGACGGAAGCCCGGGCAGGCCGATGCGACTCGTGGCCGTCGACGTCGTGCGCACACCAGCGACCGACGACATCGGAGCTCGGTTGCTCGCCCTCGAGGGCGCGCTCGAGCAGTGGCTGGCCGCGCACCGGCCCGACGCGGTCGCCGTGGAGCGGGTGTTCAGCCAGCACAACGTGCGCACGGTCATGGGCACCGCCCAGGCCTCGGCCGCGGCGATCCTGGTCGCTGCCCGGGCAGGCGTGCCCGTCGCGCTGCACACGCCGAGCGAGGTCAAGGCCGCGATCACCGGCTCGGGTCGGGCCGACAAGGCCCAAGTCGCGGCCATGGTCGCTCGCGTG of Mycobacteriales bacterium contains these proteins:
- the ruvC gene encoding crossover junction endodeoxyribonuclease RuvC, whose amino-acid sequence is MRVLGVDPGLTRLGLGVVDGSPGRPMRLVAVDVVRTPATDDIGARLLALEGALEQWLAAHRPDAVAVERVFSQHNVRTVMGTAQASAAAILVAARAGVPVALHTPSEVKAAITGSGRADKAQVAAMVARVLALPDRPKPADAADALALAVCHVWRGSAQRRLAEALAARSA